The Bacillota bacterium region GTTGAGCCGGGGGGCGACGGCGTGCGGGTCGAGGTCATCGGGGAGGGAAGGAACCTGGCCCCGGCCGACAACCTGGTCTTGCGGGCCATGGAGTACGCCTTTTCCGCCGCGGGCTCGACCCTTCCTGCCATGCGGCTGCGCCTGATCAACCGCATCCCGGTGGGGTGCGGGATGGGTTCCTCGGCAGCGGCCATAGTGGCCGGTCTGGTGGCAGCCAGCGCCGTGCTGGATGACCCCTGGTCGCCCGAACAGTTGCTGGACATGGCCGCGGACCTGGAGGGCCACCCGGACAACGTTGCCCCCGCCATGTGGGGAGGTCTGGTAGTGAGTTGCCGGACGGGAGAGGCCACCCGCTGGGTGCGCCTGGAGGCGCCCTCGGAACTGCAGGCCGTGCTGGTGATCCCGGAGCTGGATCTGCCCACCCGACAGGCGCGTCAGGTGCTGCCTGAGTCCGTCCCGTTTGCCGACGCCGTGTTCAACGTGGGCCGGGCGGCCCTGCTCGTGGCTGCCCTTTCCAGCCGGCGGTACGACCTGCTGCGCGAGGCCATGCGGGACCGATTGCACCAGCCGTACCGCTCGCGTTTGATCCCCGGGATGGAGGAGGGGCTGCAGGCGGCCGAGCGGGCGGGAGCCCTGGGTGCGGCCCTGAGCGGAGCAGGCCCCACCCTGGTGGCGTTTGCCGTGGGCGATTGTCGTCCCGTGGCGGAGGCCGTACAGATGGCGCTGGGCCGGCACGGGGTGCCCAGCAGATGGATCGTGGCCCGCCCCACCGACTGGGGTGCCCTGGCCACCGTCCACCGCCGATGACGCCGGGGACAGGGGGGATTTGGGATTGGCGCTGGTGGTGCACAAGTACGGAGGTACATCGGTAGCAGACATTTCTCGCATCCGTCACGTGGCGTCGCGCCTGATCCGGGCCAGGGAACAGGGCCACGATGTGGTGGCAGTGGTTTCCGCCATGGGTGACGCCACTGACGAACTCCTCGAGATGGCGCGACAACTGACCGAGCGTCCTACCCGGCGGGAACTAGACATGTTGCTTGCCACGGGGGAGCAGGTGTCCAGCGCGCTCGTGGCCCTGGCGGTGAACTCCCTGGGATACCCGGCAGTGGCACTGACGGGTGCCCAGGGAGGCATCATCACCGACGGCGGCTTCACCCGGGCCCGCATCCTGCGGGTGGATCCCAGCCGCATCCGGGAAGAACTGGCCCGGGGCAAGATCGTGGTGGTGGCCGGGTTCCAGGGCATCGGCCCTGGCAACGACATCACCACCCTGGGCCGGGGAGGTTCCGATGCCACCGCGGTGGCGCTGGCGGCCGCCCTGGGCGCTCCGGTTTGCGACATCTGCACCGACGTGGACGGGATCTACACCGCCGACCCCCGGGTGGTCCGCAACGCCCGCAAGCTGGCGGTCATCTCCTACGAGGAGATGATGGAGCTGGCCTACGTGGGGGCCCGGGTGCTGCAGGCCCGGGCGGTAGAGATAGCAAGCCAGCACCGGGTGGTGATTCACCTGCGGTCGAGCTTCTCGGATGAGGACGGTACCCTGGTCAAGGAGGTCCCCGCAATGGAAAACGCCAAGCCGGTGGTGGGGGTGGTACACGACCCCGACGTGGCCCGCGTGACGGTGCTGTCTGTCCCGGACCGCCCGGGCGTGGCTCACCGTATCTTCAGCGCCCTGGCCGAGGCGGGCATCAACGTGGACATGATCGTACAGAGCACCCGGCACGAGGAATACACCGATGTGCTGTTCACCGTGAGCCGGGCGGACCTGCCCCAGGCCATGGAGATCGTGCAGGGGGTAGCACGGGAACTGGGAGCCACGGGGTGCGTCTACGACGCCGGCGTGGGAAAGGTGTCGATAGTGGGTGCGGGCATGGCCACCCACCCCGGAGTGGCGGCCCGCATGTTCGGGGCACTGGCCCGCAACGGGATCAACATCCAGGTGATATCTACTTCCGAGATCAGGATCTCCTGCCTGATCGACGCCGCCGACCTGGAACGGGCGGTCACGGCCCTCCACGACGAATTCGAACTCGGCCTCCCGTAGCCGTTTCCCGGGACCGGCGACTGCGGCGCCCGCCTGCGGCGTTCGTCCCGGGGTCGGGGGGTGGACAGTTTGGGCTTCTTCGCCATCATGGTGAGTTCGTTCCTGGTGGGGTTGTCGGGGGCTCTCATGCCCGGGCCGCTCACCACCCTTACCATCGAGCGGGCCAGCCGCCTGGGCGCGGG contains the following coding sequences:
- the thrB gene encoding homoserine kinase; amino-acid sequence: MAVTVRVSVPASVANLGPGFDALGLALDVFNVLEVEPGGDGVRVEVIGEGRNLAPADNLVLRAMEYAFSAAGSTLPAMRLRLINRIPVGCGMGSSAAAIVAGLVAASAVLDDPWSPEQLLDMAADLEGHPDNVAPAMWGGLVVSCRTGEATRWVRLEAPSELQAVLVIPELDLPTRQARQVLPESVPFADAVFNVGRAALLVAALSSRRYDLLREAMRDRLHQPYRSRLIPGMEEGLQAAERAGALGAALSGAGPTLVAFAVGDCRPVAEAVQMALGRHGVPSRWIVARPTDWGALATVHRR
- a CDS encoding aspartate kinase, with the protein product MALVVHKYGGTSVADISRIRHVASRLIRAREQGHDVVAVVSAMGDATDELLEMARQLTERPTRRELDMLLATGEQVSSALVALAVNSLGYPAVALTGAQGGIITDGGFTRARILRVDPSRIREELARGKIVVVAGFQGIGPGNDITTLGRGGSDATAVALAAALGAPVCDICTDVDGIYTADPRVVRNARKLAVISYEEMMELAYVGARVLQARAVEIASQHRVVIHLRSSFSDEDGTLVKEVPAMENAKPVVGVVHDPDVARVTVLSVPDRPGVAHRIFSALAEAGINVDMIVQSTRHEEYTDVLFTVSRADLPQAMEIVQGVARELGATGCVYDAGVGKVSIVGAGMATHPGVAARMFGALARNGINIQVISTSEIRISCLIDAADLERAVTALHDEFELGLP